The genome window aatagatttgcaagtctatatatatatatataatttgtgcgacttctatatatattttattatcatgttattgatatgaaatagtcaactaatttttatgataattattttttattgaaaagtcTAATTACCTTTAGTCAATCTCTTTTTtctatcacattttttttttatttagaagacTTGAATTCTAAACTTtgtttaaagaattttaaccTAATTTCACTTAGATCAATTATATGTTTGTtaagagaaatattaaaaacacaCTCTCAAGTGCATTGTTTTAACATATTCTCtcttattggttgaaatttactaatattaaaaatgataaaagtttaTGAGTCttatatcaaatttaatgattctctttcttaattttgtaaattttaataaaatacaatcaattaaaaaaaatgtattcagATGGGTGTATGCTAGAAAGTGTTTTCCTAATTAATACTCATATATtggttaaatatatatttgatgtttcaaatatttatttatctacttGTTTCATAATCTAGCTCTTTTATAAGATGTTCtatttgtttctatttataagattaaaatttgaaatgatgttgttttttatttataaaattcaatttaggatgtttcttgtattaattatttttagattaaaatattcttaattaaaaaaaagaaaatgtattaacaaacaattaaaagataaaaaatattaattataagtataatttaaaaaaagttataaatttaaaataaatttattattatcaactaaattaatcattttttatactattgatgaattagataatttgagaatatatatatatttacatatataaaagataattttggaTAACAGATAGTTTAGAATTTGGAGATTtgtttcaaataataaataacttaatttataaaaatgaaatgaagtttatatatatattactttgttTGCCCTCTAGTCTTATTATATTCTATACATCCTACCAGAGAATGGTGATATTCAATACCGATAATTCTTGAACAGAAAGATACTGGTTAAAAGAAAAATCCATACAAATATGGAGCACAcaaaacatttattaatttatcattgtaaaccaataaaaaaaataacacaaaaaacaCACCACATTCCTCAATCATATAAAACTCCTATCAAATCTAACAAACGACAAATGAATTATCCAAAAAACTTATtcgtaaataaaaaatctaaacaaaaataaaatagtttgatTTGATACATATTTTAAAGCATAGAGTGGACCTAACCGGTAGGTGTTGTTCCAGAAAAGAAGGAGGCAAGGTCCCTTCCCTATAACCGCGTGAATTAATAAGCCAACGTGACCTTTCCATTCCACAAGTTGGTGCGGCCCGTAATCGCGTTTTTCACAAGTATAAATTCCCCTTCTCATTTCCCAGACCATAACCAAAACACATCGTTTTTTCAGCATATGTCTCAAAGGCCCACGATTCCTCACTCTTCTTCCATAGCCTGCGGCCTTCACTCTCATCTCCTGGTCTCCAGTGAGATGAACCCTAGCTCCAATTGGTCCCATTAGTTACCTCTTTCCTGCATCTCATATATCCCATTCTTTCTCATTCACACAGCATCATGGGCGTCAAAGGTTTTGTTGAAGGAGGCATCGCTTCCATCATCGCAGGATGTTCCACACACCCACTTGATCTCATCAAGGTCCGCATGCAGCTCCAGGGTGAAAACAATTTGCCCAAACCGGTTCAAAATCTCCGACCCGCACTCGCCTTCCAAACCGGTTCGACCCTACACGTGGCAGCTGCAGTTCCGCCGCCCCGCGTGGGCCCCATCTCGGTTGGGGTTCGCCTCGTCCAGCAAGAGGGCCTCGCCGCCTTGTTCTCCGGCGTCTCCGCCACCGTCCTCCGCCAGACGCTCTACTCCACCACCCGCATGGGCCTCTACGACGTGCTCAAGACCAAGTGGACCGACTCCGTCACCGGCACCATGCCGCTCGGAAAAAAGATCGAGGCCGGGCTCATCGCCGGCGGCATCGGCGCCGCCGTGGGAAACCCCGCCGACGTGGCGATGGTCCGAATGCAGGCCGACGGGCGCCTCCCTCCGGCGCAGCGGCGCAACTACAAGTCCGTTGTGGACGCCATCACGCGAATGGCGAAGCAAGAGGGCGTCACTAGCCTGTGGAGAGGCTCATCGCTTACGGTGAACCGCGCCATGCTCGTGACGGCGTCGCAGCTGGCTTCCTACGACCAGTTCAAAGAAATGATTCTCGAGAACGGCGTGATGCGCGACGGCCTCGGGACCCACGTCACGGCGAGCTTCGCGGCGGGGTTCGTGGCGGCGGTGGCGTCCAACCCCATCGACGTGATCAAGACCAGGGTGATGAACATGAGGGTGGAGCCCGGGGAGGCGCCGCCGTACGCCGGCGCGTTGGATTGTGCTCTGAAGACGGTGCGCGCGGAGGGTCCCATGGCGCTTTATAAGGGTTTTATTCCTACGATCTCAAGGCAGGGACCGTTCACTGTTGTGCTGTTCGTGACTCTGGAACAGGTTCGCAAGTTGCTTAAGGATTTCTGATGATGACGAAGATGTATGCCACTTTCCTTTTCAATAAGATGCGTTTTGTGTTTGTCTTGTGCTCTAATACTAGTGATGTAGTTCTGGAATGgtaattttgttattctattaATCAATGAGAAGCACACATTATTCTCCGAATTAAACTtagataatcttattttttcattagatCAAAAGgctaattttatttatcatatacGACTCTCATTAGTCTAATAAATCGTGTTCATTTATGAAAATGTATTAGAGTCTTTACTGCACCAAATTTTTATACTACACGGCAAATTGTTTATTCTCACGTAATTATAGATTCTGAGaatctttttagttttattttaagaattctGTATTTGATTTGAAAGGTGAAAATGTTGCAAGAGTATGGTATTCATGAAGTTTTGTGAGATCTAGAAATAGGTGGCGATATTAGTGACGATTGTGTCTTTCTCACGCAGAACTTACATTAGTCATTAGACCCGACACAGCACAATTGTTTGCGGAGTAATTGGTGTTCTAAAATCTAAAGTAAATATCCCACTTGGATATTTTGGGGGTTGGGTCATGAGACGCGTAAAGTATCTCACTCCTTCTCTATGTATATCATACGCGTGACCAAAGTGCTAAAAAAAGTGCCAAGGATtatcctttccttcttttaaaTATGCTTGTTTTAttgtctttccttcttttttaaccCATGCTTGTTTGTTGTAatgtcttctcttctttttaatCTGTGGTCTTCCAACTTTATTCTCTACGATCGGTTGGTACTTAATGCTAGAAGGTAGAAGCAACTCATGGATTATGTATTTAGAAAGGTATTAATGGGACACCAAATTTTGATAGACATTTAGAGAGATAAAGAGAAAGAAgtataaatgtaataaatgataCGACGTGAtaagacacatttttttttaaaaaaaaataattagtgttGATATAATGTATAATATATGAGAGTATTTATACTTTATTAACCGTTTATTTCATAGTAACATTAATAACACACTTTCTATTACATAAAAAAAGCTACACATTTCTTTTTaagatttgatgttttttttattacattatttctAAAGCTTTAATAGTTTTTaggatttattatcttttttgtccttaaattttttcaaatctcTATTTTTAGTTCCTGATCTAAATTTTGACTAgttaaagtttttaatttttttttatcacttttagtttttagtttttgttatcaAATAACAACGGATgggataatataataaaatagttaatgATATTAGACtacttaataaataattaaaaacatattttattagaaaaattacACATGTCTACTCCATTATATTCTTTGTGATGTGGCAAGTCTGTGGGAAGTCAAAGCTATTACTATGTTATCAATTAACAATATTACTAATCTGAATTAAAAGTGACAACTCAGAAAAATTAAGtggtcaaaatttaaattaggaactaaaaacaaaaatttgaaaaagtttagcagcaaaaaatagtaaatctatttgtttttatataatggttaaaatttattaacaacTATAAACTATGActaagcttcattaagaggtgcgattcaatttttttttgtgttttttaaataaatttaaaccaataataaaaagtatGTTCAAAAGAATGTGTTGttagtatttttctttatttataggttaatattaattaattattcaaaataattttaaaaatattaagtgatgatatatttcataattatattgttgacattaatattatattaattttaattgggtaaaatatacttggattcatgtaaaatttgaaaagtattaattttgttctcatataattttttatattaatttgattcatgtaaaaataaaatatattttggttgGTCctcaatgataattttattaaactctAATTTATCATGGCTAACAAATTTACACATGTAATTTGATTagaaatgaattaaacaatttatGACATTTATCCCccaaatgaattaaataatttttggtgcaccccaaaaaattataattttttgttgtttcctGAACGATTTTTCTACACTTTATGATGAGATTAAGGAAAAAGATGAAAGAACAATGAGTTCTAGTGTGGGATTGTCCATCGGAATTaccattgaaaaataataaaaatatgttttatttttatagagaccaaattaatataatttttttattagtacgaaattaatactttttaaatttgacttccaaatatatatttttcccatttaaatttaatataattagttcatatataataattaacattgattatatataattaatgaattcaattaattaattatattagttaactgacattaattatatatgtaattaatattacttataaaaaataataataataataataataataataataataataataataataataataataataataatatcggGAGTTGAAAATATCAGAAAAGGTGTAATAAGATCATGAACAGAACTTCCTACTTCAAATCTTGTGTCATATGAAaacttatttctttatttttgggcTTTTACTTCAATATtggcaaaattaaaaattccaaATGATAGACAAACTGCTCGCGAGCGGAAAGAAGTTGTCTTGAaggatatgagaacccctccaAAAAAACTAGACTCGGCCAAAAGAGGACTTGGCTAgaggaaatgcaactatatagCTAGGGTCATTAATTATCATCGTATAAAACAAATGGATCTATTGATAGATGCAAAGTTAAATTAGTTTCTCATAGCTTTAGACTCTTAATATTAATTTCGAATTCCTTGAGTcgattttcaataattttcacCCAGTGTTaagttgaatttatttttgtagatgaaaagtattatttttcttcttgaaaaggCTCTCATCTCTTCTTAGACAAATTAATTCCTTCCACTCACAAACCCTTAAGGCAGTCCGTATATCTTttgatcttcttcttttcttttttttttggtagtttTATAGCTAGTAAAAGCCCGAAAGGAAAGGAATAATTGCCATATGACACAAAATTTGAAATAGGATGTTTTGTACATGATCTTATACACTTTTTAATAGCACTAGGGAGGTCAGAATTATTAAGTATACGTTTACGATAGTTTGAACAGGCTACACAAAATTAGAGAAATTgttacctttatttttctttgtacccTGAGGTTTTTCATTTATGAAATAAAGGAGATCAAAAGGTTTTACACCTTTATTATCAAGTATTGATGTCTCATTTtgttaaatttcaataatttcacAACTTGTTACATGCACTATACGGGTATATGTAATGACAATGTTGATGTATAAAAAAGGTTAACATctttctaaattaatttattatttattaaaacatgttttatttGACTTGATCATTTAGACTACTCGTCGTAGTACTTTATCCTTTGACTTTGTATTAGGTGGTTTAGAACCTCTATCCTtttcattgtaaatatttttgctTGCTAATGCTAGGTCATCTTTTGTCTCATTTTTCATGCTGTGAGTGACTGAGTTATTctcattaaaaaaacttattaattttattgttttaaattattattggaAAGGTAATGTTATATTAGAAACTTACACACCACGCGGATAAGTGGATAGTGTGAATTTACACAtctcaaaattaatttgtttatggcCATATATACATGTTCGTAGATTATGGTTTGTGAATGATTAGTTCTAAATGGTTTATGATTGATCGTGAGTTTGAATgccaagaagaaaaagagtCAAACCTGTGACTTTAGAAGGCGCAACCAAACATTATGAACTGTGATGCAGTCGCATATAATGCATGATTGCATGTAGGATGTCTGCACAACCAGCATTACAGCTAAGACACGTTGTGGACGAAAACAACGATCCACTCTGATTTTATTAGTCATCGTAGCTTATATGATttctaataacatttttttttatctaacacttaataaaaatattattaaatttttttgatcacattaaaaaaatattgtcaaattATGAATACATGTTAATAATatgttttatgatattttataaaaaattgtgtatAATTTATGTTGTTAaagcttaaaaatattataaaatgacTTTAATAATATAGATTATACATCAcattatttgatatatattataaatcatattagtaatatttatttataattttataatattttttaaatgtattaagtgttagataaaaagatattactagataaacaagtttttaaatacatttttttaaaaaaattaagtaatatttttattattatgtgttagattaaaaaaaatattgctagATATCACATTTATAGTAGTGACGGCACACACGTTAATTGAATATGAGTATAGAAATCACGAGTTGTGCACGaataaaaagttgaaaatttattgaaatatttttaatttaaatttcatcaCATGTTTATCgccctttcaattcatttcgaGTTGATGGACAAAGTATGAGTACGTATTGTGATGCAACATTTTTGGATTGTTGAGGTTGTGTATGTATTGCAAGTGGCAATTTGATAGCTAGAGATATAATTTCCTGGCTATTACCACGATTCATTATCAATCTCCTTCTTTTTCAACCAGGTGAAATTAACCAAGCAGGTAAGTAAACTACACAAATAAGTGAttccataaaataataatacatttcGGATGGAATTTTCGTATCAGTAGGTAAGACAATATATCcgaaaaaagttaaaagttaaaagcaATAATTGATCACGAATCAACACTATAATTGGAGCTAGGACTGCATACACTTCCAAATTGGCTGCCaggtagataaaaaaaataaaataaaagccaAAGAGTAAACTCATAATCAAACCGGAATTTCggtatatattcatattcatcTGGGACCATAAGTAATCTGGTCCTTATAAGGTGGGTTTTGAATCAGAGTTACTGGTTACTGAAAATCCCACTCAACACCAAAATATTAGAAAGGGAGTGTGTGGGAATTGCAAGATATTCCACTTTGGCCACTTTGGGTTACTCAAATAAGAGTGTTTCAAAAGTTACACTTGACTATGCATTTTGCATTGTGCACTTTTCTACGGGGGCACAAAGAAGCACCATACCCATAATCAATAATGGACcctataatatatatagtaattaGCTAGGTGTAACATCTCCTAAAAGAGATTACAAAGTTGAAAGTCCTATTATTCCCACATGCCATGTTGTTTTCTCATCTGTCAATCTGTAGATATTTTTTTCCCTCCAAAAGCTATCATCCTTAATTTAGAGATAATTGTGTTCACTAATGACATGTAGCGATTCGAACTTTGGTTAACCACATTGTGGGATTATCCCATTCTGCTAGAACCAACATGGTTGATGTCTGCATGTAGACAGAAATAAGAAGGCTTCGCGAGATGATCTACGACATAGGCATAGTTGTCATCATCAGGAAGGCAATAAATCGATGATGTCAAACGAGtctcaaattttcaatta of Glycine soja cultivar W05 chromosome 1, ASM419377v2, whole genome shotgun sequence contains these proteins:
- the LOC114409407 gene encoding mitochondrial uncoupling protein 5-like yields the protein MGVKGFVEGGIASIIAGCSTHPLDLIKVRMQLQGENNLPKPVQNLRPALAFQTGSTLHVAAAVPPPRVGPISVGVRLVQQEGLAALFSGVSATVLRQTLYSTTRMGLYDVLKTKWTDSVTGTMPLGKKIEAGLIAGGIGAAVGNPADVAMVRMQADGRLPPAQRRNYKSVVDAITRMAKQEGVTSLWRGSSLTVNRAMLVTASQLASYDQFKEMILENGVMRDGLGTHVTASFAAGFVAAVASNPIDVIKTRVMNMRVEPGEAPPYAGALDCALKTVRAEGPMALYKGFIPTISRQGPFTVVLFVTLEQVRKLLKDF